One genomic segment of Pseudonocardia sp. T1-2H includes these proteins:
- a CDS encoding PadR family transcriptional regulator has translation MSATRLLVLGIVRGYGRAHGYRIGNDLLSWGADEWANVKWGSIYHALHSLTEAGYLRDFNDMPGRTEYELTERGEAEYMKLLRDALRRPQPRPDALGAALAMLPSLSRDEAIALLRERLGALETARDKARAQVDALVDPPHVRELFGMWEHSAASSAEWTRGVIERIEGGAYPMTGEPRSPGKPGSWDALKFPPYPPR, from the coding sequence ATGTCGGCGACGCGCTTGCTGGTACTGGGGATCGTTCGCGGGTACGGGCGTGCCCACGGCTACCGGATCGGCAACGACCTGCTGTCGTGGGGCGCCGACGAGTGGGCGAACGTGAAGTGGGGCTCGATCTACCACGCGTTGCACTCGCTCACGGAGGCCGGCTACCTCCGGGACTTCAACGACATGCCGGGGCGCACCGAGTACGAGCTCACCGAGCGCGGTGAGGCCGAGTATATGAAGCTGCTGCGCGACGCGCTGCGCCGTCCACAGCCACGTCCCGACGCGTTGGGCGCCGCGCTCGCGATGCTGCCGTCGCTGTCCCGCGACGAGGCGATCGCGCTGTTGCGGGAGCGCCTCGGGGCGCTGGAGACCGCGCGCGACAAGGCGCGCGCGCAGGTCGACGCGCTGGTGGACCCGCCGCACGTGCGAGAGCTGTTCGGCATGTGGGAGCACAGCGCGGCGAGTAGCGCCGAGTGGACGCGCGGCGTGATCGAGCGCATCGAGGGCGGCGCGTACCCGATGACGGGCGAACCGCGCTCGCCGGGCAAGCCCGGCAGCTGGGACGCGTTGAAGTTCCCGCCGTATCCGCCGCGATAG
- a CDS encoding nitroreductase/quinone reductase family protein: MTTQNPTPPRWLKPMNKVFLALRRAGLGMKELPVLTVPGRKSGKPRSTPLSVLRHEGQRYLLEGFPGADWARNVRAADGRAMLSTGKRREQVRLVELDPQDALPVLRLWPVRLADGAKIMADAGVVEAVTPEAFEAVVGRCGVFRVEAA, encoded by the coding sequence ATGACCACCCAGAACCCCACCCCGCCGCGCTGGCTCAAGCCGATGAACAAGGTCTTCCTCGCGCTGCGGCGCGCCGGCCTCGGCATGAAGGAGCTGCCCGTGCTCACGGTGCCGGGTCGCAAGAGCGGCAAGCCGCGCAGCACACCGCTCTCGGTGCTGCGGCACGAGGGACAGCGCTACCTGCTGGAGGGCTTTCCCGGCGCCGACTGGGCGCGCAACGTCCGGGCCGCGGACGGTCGCGCCATGCTGAGCACGGGCAAGCGCCGCGAGCAGGTTCGGCTCGTCGAGCTGGATCCGCAGGACGCGCTCCCGGTGCTGCGGCTGTGGCCGGTGCGTCTCGCCGACGGCGCGAAGATCATGGCCGACGCCGGGGTGGTTGAGGCCGTGACGCCAGAGGCGTTCGAGGCGGTCGTCGGCCGGTGCGGGGTGTTCCGTGTCGAGGCCGCATGA
- a CDS encoding acyltransferase, whose translation MRLRDRLIAGVLRGPIGALVAEQLAAQVEQLKLDALYRPRWHGDRSRLHLSDTAVVNNALFNLSGGTITVGEYAFFGHDVAVLTGTHDIEKFGRERQLTFPRSGRDVVIGDGVWLASHVLVLGPVTIGEHAVVAAGSLVRGDVEPYTVVAGRPAEPIDTITPPGR comes from the coding sequence ATGCGACTGCGTGACCGGCTGATCGCCGGAGTGCTGCGCGGTCCTATCGGCGCTTTGGTGGCCGAGCAGCTGGCTGCGCAGGTCGAGCAGCTCAAGCTGGACGCGCTCTACCGGCCCCGCTGGCACGGCGACCGGTCCCGGCTGCACCTGTCGGACACCGCTGTGGTCAACAACGCGCTGTTCAACCTGTCCGGCGGCACGATCACCGTCGGCGAGTACGCGTTCTTCGGCCATGACGTCGCGGTGCTCACCGGCACCCATGACATCGAGAAGTTCGGCCGCGAGCGCCAGCTCACCTTCCCGCGCTCCGGCCGTGATGTGGTGATCGGCGACGGGGTCTGGCTGGCCAGCCATGTCCTGGTGCTCGGCCCGGTGACCATCGGCGAGCATGCCGTGGTGGCCGCCGGTTCGTTGGTGCGCGGGGACGTCGAGCCCTACACGGTGGTGGCCGGGCGACCGGCCGAGCCGATCGACACGATCACCCCGCCCGGCCGATGA
- a CDS encoding glycosyltransferase translates to MLQPTRAIARKNIAVGLALTAALGGTFWLTGPAEDGYQRELDALLQASPVPVRRRLPAGVTMACAYAACDAVVLPSSWEGFGLPLIESALHRRPIAVGDFPVARELAEYGFRWFCATDPESLRAWLADPDPGLLDHNEAIAREHFGMDALRRRLGLLLSGAPMCHHPGSAFDRGNGACDCVTG, encoded by the coding sequence GTGTTGCAGCCGACCCGGGCGATCGCCCGGAAGAACATCGCCGTCGGGCTGGCCCTGACCGCGGCCCTCGGCGGCACCTTCTGGCTGACCGGCCCGGCCGAGGACGGCTATCAGCGCGAACTCGACGCCCTGCTGCAGGCGAGCCCTGTGCCTGTGCGGCGCCGGCTACCGGCGGGCGTGACGATGGCGTGCGCCTACGCGGCCTGCGACGCGGTGGTGCTGCCCTCGTCCTGGGAGGGCTTCGGGCTGCCGTTGATCGAATCGGCGCTGCACCGCCGCCCCATCGCGGTCGGAGACTTCCCGGTGGCCCGCGAGCTCGCGGAGTACGGGTTCCGTTGGTTCTGCGCGACGGATCCCGAGTCGCTGCGAGCCTGGTTGGCCGATCCCGATCCGGGCCTGCTGGACCACAACGAAGCCATCGCACGGGAGCATTTCGGGATGGACGCCCTTCGCCGGCGGCTCGGTCTACTCCTCTCGGGTGCGCCTATGTGTCACCATCCGGGTTCGGCGTTTGACAGGGGGAACGGCGCATGCGACTGCGTGACCGGCTGA
- a CDS encoding ATP-binding cassette domain-containing protein: MVAAVSAEALRKRYPGSDQPALDGFDLSVPPGTVHGLLGPNGAGKTTAVRILTTLLRADGGRAAIDGFDVATQGADVRRRIGLVGQYAAVDEILDGRTNLVMFGRLFHLSRADARRRADELLTRFDLADTGTRSVGRYSGGMRRRLDLAVSMILAPAVLFLDEPTTGLDPRSRAGVWGAVRALVADGTTVLLTTQYLDEADQLADRISVLAAPKGGGGRVVAEGTPDELRSRIGGDRIEVVVHHASDLPRAVALVGRVAGTTPAAEQATRRVTAPVSDRMEALTAVVHGLQHEGIDAEDLSVRRPTLDEVFLQLTTATGVAA, from the coding sequence ATGGTTGCCGCTGTGAGCGCCGAGGCGCTCCGCAAGCGCTACCCCGGGTCCGACCAGCCCGCGCTCGACGGGTTCGACCTGTCCGTGCCGCCGGGCACGGTGCACGGCCTGCTCGGCCCGAACGGCGCGGGCAAGACCACCGCCGTCCGCATCCTCACCACGTTGCTGCGCGCCGACGGCGGGCGCGCCGCGATCGACGGGTTCGACGTCGCCACGCAGGGCGCGGACGTGCGCAGGCGGATCGGGCTGGTCGGCCAGTACGCCGCGGTCGACGAGATCCTCGACGGCCGCACCAACCTCGTGATGTTCGGCAGGCTCTTCCACCTGTCCCGGGCCGACGCGCGCCGGCGGGCCGACGAGCTGCTCACGCGGTTCGACCTCGCCGACACCGGTACCCGGTCGGTCGGGAGGTACTCCGGCGGCATGCGGCGGCGGCTCGACCTGGCCGTCAGCATGATCCTCGCGCCCGCGGTGCTGTTCCTCGACGAACCGACGACCGGGCTCGACCCGCGCAGCCGGGCCGGGGTCTGGGGCGCGGTGCGTGCGCTCGTCGCGGACGGCACGACGGTCCTGCTCACCACTCAGTACCTGGATGAGGCCGATCAGCTCGCCGACCGGATCTCGGTGCTCGCCGCGCCGAAGGGCGGCGGCGGCCGCGTGGTCGCCGAGGGCACGCCGGACGAGCTGCGCTCGCGGATCGGTGGGGACCGGATCGAGGTCGTGGTCCACCACGCGTCCGACCTGCCGCGCGCCGTCGCGCTCGTCGGACGGGTGGCCGGCACCACCCCGGCGGCCGAGCAGGCGACCCGCAGGGTGACGGCCCCGGTGAGCGACCGCATGGAGGCGCTCACCGCGGTCGTGCACGGGCTGCAACACGAGGGGATCGATGCGGAGGACCTCTCCGTGCGCCGCCCGACGCTCGACGAGGTGTTCCTGCAGCTGACGACGGCGACGGGGGTGGCGGCGTGA
- a CDS encoding ABC transporter permease, with product MTVVPAPGSRLGWALTDAGTLTRRYLAHLRRQPEQLVLTIGFPIVILLIFVYLMGGMMVVPGGDYRQLLLPGMLTMTMLSGIGSTMIAVVTDTQRGITDRFRSMPMTPSAVLVGRAAADLTISAIGLVVLMLAGLAIGWRISGGPLAVVAAVGLLLLLRFAMLWIGIYLGLIARGSGPVTAAQALEFPVAFLSGVFFAPAAMPAVVSTIAEWHPLTATAAATRELFGNPGWGGDSWVAQHPVLMAVVWPLVIITVFGPLSVHRYREMSR from the coding sequence GTGACCGTTGTCCCCGCACCCGGGTCTCGGCTGGGCTGGGCGCTCACCGACGCCGGCACGCTCACCCGCCGCTACCTGGCCCACCTGCGTCGCCAGCCCGAGCAGCTCGTCCTGACGATCGGGTTCCCGATCGTCATCCTGCTGATCTTCGTGTACCTGATGGGCGGCATGATGGTGGTGCCGGGCGGCGACTACCGGCAGCTGCTGCTCCCGGGCATGTTGACCATGACCATGCTGTCCGGGATCGGCAGCACGATGATCGCCGTCGTCACCGACACGCAGCGCGGGATCACCGACCGGTTCCGCTCGATGCCGATGACGCCGTCGGCCGTGCTCGTCGGGAGGGCCGCCGCCGATCTCACGATCTCTGCGATCGGGCTGGTCGTGCTGATGCTCGCGGGTCTCGCGATCGGCTGGCGCATCAGCGGGGGGCCACTCGCTGTGGTCGCCGCCGTCGGGCTGCTCCTGCTGTTGCGGTTCGCGATGCTGTGGATCGGCATCTACCTGGGCCTGATCGCGCGCGGCAGTGGGCCGGTCACCGCGGCTCAGGCCCTCGAGTTCCCGGTGGCGTTCCTGTCCGGGGTGTTCTTCGCACCCGCCGCCATGCCCGCCGTGGTCTCGACGATCGCCGAGTGGCACCCGCTGACCGCAACCGCGGCAGCTACCCGAGAGCTGTTCGGCAACCCCGGGTGGGGCGGCGACTCATGGGTCGCCCAGCACCCCGTCCTCATGGCCGTCGTCTGGCCGCTCGTGATCATCACGGTCTTCGGGCCGCTTTCCGTCCACCGCTATCGAGAGATGAGCCGATGA